From the Manihot esculenta cultivar AM560-2 chromosome 14, M.esculenta_v8, whole genome shotgun sequence genome, the window CACGCTCTTCGCATTGCTCGCTGGAGGAGCTTCTGTACTTTCAGTCTCCGGTTGGCTCTTCTCGGCTGACGTCATTGATTTTGACGGAGAAGTTTTCTGCGCTGAAGCTACCGTGGAAGGAGGCGGCGGCAGAGAAGGAGCCGATGCTTTCAGTCCAGAGCCTAAGCTGAGCTGGCCAGAGAATCTCAGTTTCTCTGCGTACCGTTTCGAGACGCGAATGTAAAGTGGCTTCATCTTCTTCAAGTATCTCTGCATTACGTCTTTCGAAAACCGTTTCTCATCTGAAGCAGCGGCGGAGGCATCCTCTGTATTATTCTGTTTCTGCGAGGACTTGGTGCTTTTACTGTTCTCTCTAGTGAAGAGAGAAACTATAGGAACCTCCTCGACCTTGAACTTGACAGTGAAGAACTTGTTCTGCTTGGTCGCCTCCTCTCCTTTCTCTGCTTGCTTCTGTTGTTGCTGTTTGGGAGAAGGAGAAGCAGCAGATTCATTAACCTCGGCGGCCTTCTCCGTTGCGTTCATCTTTGACTTCTTGAACCCCAACATGAACACTCTTAACTTGGTGGCAGATTTCAGAAAAGAAACAGGGAACTGAGGCTTCGAATTAGGCTCTAAGCCATTAAGAACAAGGGAAGAAGGCTCGATTGGGACAAGTTTCCCTTTGAAAAACAAATCATCGGAAGGTGAAAGTGTCAGATTTTGATCCACACGGTCGTTGCTAGAACCAGATTTTGATCCACACggtcgaagaagaagaagaagaaggaggagaagatcgggaagaaagaagaagagaaataaGAAAGAaggggtattttagtctttttaactaaaattaacggtgatttaactgaaaatctaacggtaGGGACTAatgacatagtttttaaaaatcacagtgactaaattaaaggttttttaaaacagagggacgaaaggttgtatttcactaaaccagagggactaaattatagtttaccctaaattttaaatgcattcaaaatttaagaatatattattctttctttcaacatatttttttaattattcttttaatatacCAATAACgtattttagataataaaagtATGCACTTAAAAGGGAGGATTAGgatatatttgatattattgttAAATTATATGGTTGTTAATATGAAaagcttttattttaattaacgtaatttcttaaattttttttcttataaaattgacTTAAAGTCAaagttttcttaaaaaaaaaaggaaattaaagAGAATTTGCTTAATTTCTTGTGGAATATAAATGGAAGAATTTTGTAATAGACAATGATAGCTTTAATAACACACATGCTATAAGATGCTTTAAGCAATCCTTTGAAAAATAGAATGCGAGTAGgatatagttaaaaaaaaagtaatataatTGTGATTTATTTTAACAGTTTctagatattaaaaataatttcactaTAGGATATTAAAAATACAATACGAGCATGTGGTAGATGTATTTATTAAGATGCTTATACGGGaggaattattttaaaagaaaattttaaacggTTAAATTTAAtggtataattttatattagatttgtgaaaaaaaaatacatataattatgaaatttaaaaattgaaataacaaaaatatagAAGATGATGGATAaatatcataacataggaggTTATCACTCGATCATTATTGTTGTCTGCATTAGAGtttctttttatttgtattatatATTGTATAATTAGCAATTTCAAATCTATCCCAATGCTGCAAAGCTACTAAAATGAAGGTAATGAACTTATATGACTGATTATAGTCTACTAAGTCTGTAATGGAAGAGTTATTATGTT encodes:
- the LOC110630633 gene encoding probable membrane-associated kinase regulator 2, coding for MLGFKKSKMNATEKAAEVNESAASPSPKQQQQKQAEKGEEATKQNKFFTVKFKVEEVPIVSLFTRENSKSTKSSQKQNNTEDASAAASDEKRFSKDVMQRYLKKMKPLYIRVSKRYAEKLRFSGQLSLGSGLKASAPSLPPPPSTVASAQKTSPSKSMTSAEKSQPETESTEAPPASNAKSVRQGNLPAGLRIVCKHLGKSRSASSAVAAAPTAPVMSRRRDDSLLQQQDGIQSAILHCKRSFNASRDLDSTLLSRSVSDPSYEKSHELSRKSSGEGKFPLSEN